Proteins encoded together in one Tripterygium wilfordii isolate XIE 37 chromosome 14, ASM1340144v1, whole genome shotgun sequence window:
- the LOC120015726 gene encoding protein SHI RELATED SEQUENCE 1-like → MAGFFSLGGGGGRGTSRVDTQEDETPNNPPPTEIPQESWFWYRNHEDLNNKGFELWQQQGGGHNNNPVHQQDLYTSAAALAVGSRRTSLNVSDESSSRSALMMMRSTAGSGSSSSISCQDCGNQAKKDCVHMRCRTCCKSRGLDCQTHVKSTWVSAAKRRERQQQLAALQRSQHHHHHHQQQHQQLQLHRENSKRQRENPSPSGLELGNFPAELSSSAVFRCMRVSNVDDTDDQYAYQTAVNIGGHVFKGILYDQGPEAEGSYVPAGETSSGGLQPLNLIEAGTSGTVATTGVPSTASFLDPSSLYSAPLNTFMAGTQFFPNNPRS, encoded by the exons ATGGCAGGGTTTTTCTCAttaggtggaggaggaggaagaggaacaTCACGCGTCGACACACAAGAGGACGAGACCCCGAACAATCCGCCACCAACGGAGATTCCTCAAGAGAGCTGGTTCTGGTACAGAAATCATGAAGACCTCAACAACAAGGGTTTTGAGCTTTGGCAACAGCAAGGTGGAGGACACAACAATAATCCAGTACACCAGCAAGATCTCTATACATCAGCCGCAGCTTTAGCCGTTGGATCTCGGAGAACCTCACTCAACGTCTCTGATGAATCCTCTTCGAGATCGGCGTTGATGATGATGCGAAGCACTGCGGGAAGcggaagcagcagcagcattaGCTGTCAAGATTGCGGGAACCAAGCGAAGAAAGATTGCGTGCACATGCGGTGCAGGACTTGCTGCAAGAGTCGCGGACTCGATTGCCAAACACACGTCAAAAGCACTTGGGTTTCCGCCGCTAAACGCCGCGAACGGCAACAACAACTCGCAGCTCTACAACGCtcgcaacaccaccaccaccaccaccaacaacaaCACCAACAACTTCAACTCCACAGAGAAAATTCCAAACGACAGAGAGAAAATCCCAGTCCTTCTG GGTTGGAGCTGGGGAATTTCCCGGCTGAGTTGAGCTCCTCTGCGGTGTTTCGTTGTATGAGAGTGAGCAACGTAGATGATACGGATGATCAGTACGCGTATCAGACGGCTGTGAACATAGGAGGACATGTTTTCAAGGGTATACTCTACGATCAAGGGCCTGAAGCTGAAGGTAGCTATGTGCCAGCTGGAGAGACGTCGTCGGGTGGACTTCAGCCACTGAATCTTATCGAAGCTGGCACCTCGGGTACTGTTGCGACCACTGGTGTGCCTAGTACGGCGTCGTTTCTTGATCCTTCTAGTCTGTACTCAGCCCCGCTCAACACTTTCATGGCTGGTACGCAGTTCTTCCCAAATAACCCAAGATCATGA
- the LOC120015525 gene encoding purple acid phosphatase 6-like, producing MAAAIWFLIALSVYIAGPCNGGVTSYYVRKSSPSVDMPIEHFPPPSGHNVPEQVHITQGDHDGRSVIVSWVTPRKAHSHVVKHWAADKCNHKHKTHASTTTYTYHKYKSGFIHHATIKRLEYDTKYFYEVGHGHETRQFFFTTPPKEGPDVPYTFGIIGDLGQTYDSNSTLEHYMSNPKGQAVLFLGDLSYADHYAYHDNRRWDVWGRFVEKSTAYQPWIWTAGNHELDYGPEFGEPVPFKSYMHRYHVPYKASKSTSPLWYSIKRASAYVIVLSSYSAYGTYTPQYNWLQEELPKVNRSETPWLIILVHSPWYNSNNYHFKEGESMRVMFEPWLVHYKVDMVLSGHVHSYERSERVSNVKYNITDGLCTPVKDPSAPIYLTLGDGGNIEGLANSFTEPQPSYSAFREASFGHATLEIKNRTHAYYTWHRNHDNEPVAADSLWIHNRIWYPEEED from the exons ATGGCAGCCGCAATCTGGTTTCTGATAGCCCTGTCAGTCTACATAGCTGGGCCCTGCAATGGAGGTGTCACCAGTTATTATGTTAGGAAATCCAGTCCATCTGTTGACATGCCCATTGAACATTTCCCTCCTCCTTCAGGTCACAATGTTCCTGAACAG GTTCATATAACACAGGGAGATCATGATGGAAGAAGTGTAATTGTTTCATGGGTGACACCCAGGAAGGCACACTCACATGTGGTGAAACATTGGGCAGCAGATAAATGCAATCACAAGCACAAGACCCATGCCTCAACCACAACTTACACATACCACAAGTATAAATCTGGATTCATTCACCATGCCACCATCAAAAGATTAGAG TATGATACCAAATACTTCTATGAAGTTGGGCATGGGCATGAAACTCGCCAGTTCTTCTTCACAACTCCTCCTAAAGAAGGACCTGATGTTCCATACACATTTGGCATTATTG GTGATTTGGGACAAACATATGATTCAAACTCTACACTCGAGCATTACATGTCAAACCCAAAAGGACAAGCAGTGTTGTTCCTTGGTGATCTTTCTTATGCAGACCATTATGCTTACCATGACAATAGAAGATGGGATGTATGGGGACGATTCGTCGAGAAGAGCACCGCTTATCAACCTTGGATTTGGACTGCTGGAAATCATGAACTTGATTATGGTCCAGAATTT GGTGAGCCAGTTCCTTTCAAGTCATATATGCATAGATACCATGTACCTTATAAGGCATCAAAGAGTACATCACCACTCTGGTATTCGATTAAGCGAGCATCTGCATACGTAATTGTCTTGTCTTCTTACTCTGCATATG gcacaTATACTCCACAATATAATTGGCTTCAGGAGGAATTGCCAAAGGTCAACAGATCTGAAACTCCATGGCTCATTATTCTTGTTCACTCTCCATGGTATAACAGCAATAACTACCATTTCAAGGAAGGAGAAAGCATGAGAGTGATGTTTGAACCATGGTTGGTTCACTACAAAGTTGACATGGTTCTTTCTGGTCATGTACATTCATACGAACGATCG GAGCGAGTATCGAATGTGAAGTACAATATAACAGATGGGCTATGCACACCAGTCAAGGATCCATCAGCACCAATATACCTGACTCTTGGAGATGGTGGAAATATTGAAGGCCTTGCTAACAG TTTTACTGAACCACAGCCCAGTTACTCAGCATTCCGCGAAGCAAGCTTCGGACATGCTACGCTGGAGATAAAGAATCGAACACATGCCTATTATACTTGGCATCGTAACCATGACAATGAACCTGTTGCAGCTGATTCCTTGTGGATCCATAACAGGATTTGGTatccagaagaagaagattaa
- the LOC120014425 gene encoding protein RTE1-HOMOLOG isoform X1 codes for MVKSTFDKNHISPIDIRALDLYLILHPEGYTTLIMGENVDEENQLMFEDNFPQSMQIDPRRARFPYCIVWTPLPVISWLIPFIGHIGICREDGVILDFAGPNFVCVDNFAFGSVRRYVQINKAKDCCLSPPESVFDDQGQYQQNGIGSDTLTWDGALRKSTQEFQHRSYNFLTCNCHSFVANNLNRLGFHAGGWNVVNIAALIFLKGHWVSKASMVRSYLPFVIVSGLGLTFWGFTYLTVLALIIFFLGGWFLLGTYCFKDLIQL; via the exons ATGGTCAAATCCACCTTCGACAAAAATCACATTTCTCCGATTGACATACGCGCTTTGGATCTATATCTGATATTGCATCCAGAG GGTTACACAACTTTGATAATGGGAGAAAATGTTGATGAGGAGAATCAGCTGATGTTTGAAGACAATTTTCCTCAGAGTATGCAAATCGATCCAAGAAGAGCACGGTTTCCGTACTGCATTGTCTGGACACCCCTCCCTGTTATTTCATGGCTGATTCCTTTCATTGGACATATTGGCATATGTAGAGAGGATGGCGTGATTTTGGACTTTGCAGGGCCTAATTTTGTTTGTGTAGACAATTTTGCATTTGGGTCAGTGAGGCGCTACGTCCAAATAAACAAAGCAAAG GACTGTTGCCTTTCTCCCCCTGAATCTGTATTCGACGATCAGGGCCAATACCAGCAGAATGGAATTGGAAGCGATACATTGACATGGGATGGCGCGCTACGAAAGAGCACACAGGAGTTCCAGCATCGATCGTACAATTTTTTGACTTGCAATTGCCACTCCTTCGTCGCCAATAACTTAAACAGGTTGGGCTTTCACGCTGGTGGATGGAATGTGGTGAACATTGCTGCTCTGATCTTCCTCAAGGGTCACTGGGTGAGTAAAGCATCAATGGTGCGATCATACTTACCGTTTGTTATAGTATCTGGTCTTGGACTTACGTTTTGGGGTTTTACTTATCTAACCGTCTTGGCCTTGataattttctttcttggtgGGTGGTTTCTTCTTGGTACGTACTGTTTTAAGGATTTGATCCAGTTGTAG
- the LOC120014425 gene encoding protein RTE1-HOMOLOG isoform X2 has translation MGENVDEENQLMFEDNFPQSMQIDPRRARFPYCIVWTPLPVISWLIPFIGHIGICREDGVILDFAGPNFVCVDNFAFGSVRRYVQINKAKDCCLSPPESVFDDQGQYQQNGIGSDTLTWDGALRKSTQEFQHRSYNFLTCNCHSFVANNLNRLGFHAGGWNVVNIAALIFLKGHWVSKASMVRSYLPFVIVSGLGLTFWGFTYLTVLALIIFFLGGWFLLGTYCFKDLIQL, from the exons ATGGGAGAAAATGTTGATGAGGAGAATCAGCTGATGTTTGAAGACAATTTTCCTCAGAGTATGCAAATCGATCCAAGAAGAGCACGGTTTCCGTACTGCATTGTCTGGACACCCCTCCCTGTTATTTCATGGCTGATTCCTTTCATTGGACATATTGGCATATGTAGAGAGGATGGCGTGATTTTGGACTTTGCAGGGCCTAATTTTGTTTGTGTAGACAATTTTGCATTTGGGTCAGTGAGGCGCTACGTCCAAATAAACAAAGCAAAG GACTGTTGCCTTTCTCCCCCTGAATCTGTATTCGACGATCAGGGCCAATACCAGCAGAATGGAATTGGAAGCGATACATTGACATGGGATGGCGCGCTACGAAAGAGCACACAGGAGTTCCAGCATCGATCGTACAATTTTTTGACTTGCAATTGCCACTCCTTCGTCGCCAATAACTTAAACAGGTTGGGCTTTCACGCTGGTGGATGGAATGTGGTGAACATTGCTGCTCTGATCTTCCTCAAGGGTCACTGGGTGAGTAAAGCATCAATGGTGCGATCATACTTACCGTTTGTTATAGTATCTGGTCTTGGACTTACGTTTTGGGGTTTTACTTATCTAACCGTCTTGGCCTTGataattttctttcttggtgGGTGGTTTCTTCTTGGTACGTACTGTTTTAAGGATTTGATCCAGTTGTAG
- the LOC120014736 gene encoding thioredoxin H1, which produces MAGDDGQVISCHTVDAWTEQLQKGNESKKLVVIDFTASWCGPCRIIAPFLADLAKKLPDVIFLKVDVDELQSVAKDWAIEAMPTFMFLKEGKIVDRVVGAKKEELQATISKHLATSSA; this is translated from the exons ATGGCCGGAGATGATGGACAAGTGATCAGTTGCCACACTGTGGATGCATGGACCGAGCAGCTCCAGAAGGGGAACGAATCCAAGAAGCTG GTGGTTATTGATTTCACTGCTTCATGGTGTGGACCATGCCGCATTATTGCACCCTTTCTTGCAGATTTGGCTAAGAAACTACCAGATGTTATCTTTCTTAAGGTCGATGTAGATGAATTGCAG TCAGTTGCCAAAGATTGGGCCATTGAGGCTATGCCAACTTTCATGTTTCTGAAAGAGGGTAAAATCGTGGACCGGGTTGTGGGagcaaagaaagaagaactGCAAGCTACTATTTCAAAGCACCTGGCTACTTCCTCTGCTTGA
- the LOC120015374 gene encoding beta-galactosidase 3-like, with amino-acid sequence MGTHSVTGLLSVLCLALFWGSQLSQGSVSYDWKAIVINGQRRILFSGSIHYPRSTPEMWEDLIQKAKDGGLDVIETYVFWNVHEPSQGNYNFEGRYDLVRFIKTVQKAGLYAHVRIGPYVCAEWNFGGFPVWLKYVPGISFRTDNEPFKRAMQGFTEKIVGLMKSHNLFESQGGPIILSQIENEYGAQSKLLGAAGYNYMTWAANMAIKTGTGVPWVMCKEDDAPDPVINTCNGFYCDAFSPNKPYKPTMWTEAWSGWFNEFGGPTHQRPVQDLAFAVARFIQKGGSFVNYYMYHGGTNFGRSAGGPFLTTSYDYDAPIDEYGLIRQPKYGHLKELHRSIKMCEQALVSADPIVTSMGNFQQAHVFTTESGGCAAFLSNYDTKSAARVLFNNMHYNLPPWSISILPDCRNVVFNTAKVGVQTSQMQMLPTNARMFSWESYDEDISSLDDSSTFNAEGLLEQINVTRDASDYLWYITSVDIGSSESFLRGELPTLIVQSSGHAVHVFINGQLSGSAFGTRENRRFTYTGKVNLNAGKNKIALLSVAVGLPNVGGHYETWNTGILGPVALHGLDQGKWDLSWQKWTYQVGLRGEAMNLLSPTSTSSVEWMQASLVAQRPQPLTWHKTYFDAPEGDEPLALDMEGMGKGQIWINGQSIGRYWTAYAKGDCNGCSYAGTFRPPKCQLGCGQPTQRWYHVPRSWLKPTQNLLVIFEELGGNPSGISLVKRSVSSVCAEVSEYHPTIKNWQIESYGKPEEFHSPKVHLRCSPGQSISSIKFASFGTPLGTCGSYQQGPCHASTSYATIEEKCIGKQRCAVTISNTNFGQDPCPNVLKRLTVEAVCAPTVSTTAQPNWRG; translated from the exons ATGGGAACTCATTCGGTGACTGGATTGTTAAGTGTGCTGTGTTTGGCGTTGTTCTGGGGTTCACAGCTGAGCCAGGGCAGTGTGAGCTATGACTGGAAGGCGATTGTCATCAATGGCCAAAGAAGAATCCTCTTCTCTGGTTCTATTCACTACCCAAGAAGCACCCCTGAA ATGTGGGAAGATCTGATACAGAAAGCAAAAGATGGGGGCTTGGATGTGATTGAAACCTATGTTTTCTGGAATGTTCATGAGCCTTCACAGGGCAAT tacaattttgaaGGAAGATATGATCTGGTGAGATTTATAAAGACGGTGCAGAAAGCAGGACTTTATGCCCATGTCCGCATTGGACCTTATGTTTGTGCAGAATGGAATTTTGG AGGGTTTCCAGTTTGGCTCAAGTATGTCCCAGGAATCAGCTTCAGGACAGACAATGAACCCTTCAAG AGGGCAATGCAAGGGTTCACTGAGAAGATTGTTGGACTGATGAAGAGTCATAATTTGTTCGAGTCCCAGGGTGGCCCCATTATACTCTCGCAG ATTGAGAACGAGTATGGAGCACAGAGTAAGTTACTCGGAGCTGCTGGGTATAATTATATGACATGGGCTGCCAACATGGCCATTAAAACAGGAACTGGAGTTCCCTGGGTGATGTGCAAAGAAGACGATGCCCCAGATCCAGTG ATAAACACATGCAATGGTTTTTACTGCGATGCATTCTCTCCCAACAAACCCTACAAGCCCACTATGTGGACAGAAGCTTGGAGTGGCTG GTTTAATGAATTTGGTGGCCCAACTCATCAGCGACCGGTTCAGGATTTGGCTTTTGCAGTTGCCAGATTTATTCAGAAGGGAGGTTCCTTTGTTAATTACTACATG TATCATGGAGGAACCAATTTTGGACGTTCAGCAGGAGGGCCTTTCCTTACTACCAGCTATGACTATGATGCCCCTATAGATGAATATG GTTTGATCAGGCAACCTAAGTATGGACATCTGAAGGAGCTTCATAGGTCCATTAAGATGTGTGAGCAAGCTTTAGTTTCTGCTGATCCTATTGTAACTTCAATGGGGAACTTCCAACAG GCTCATGTATTCACCACAGAATCGGGAGGTTGTGCAGCTTTTCTCTCAAATTATGATACAAAATCTGCTGCTAGAGTGTTGTTCAATAACATGCACTATAACTTACCTCCTTGGTCCATCAGCATCCTTCCTGATTGCAGAAATGTGGTGTTTAATACCGCAAAG GTTGGAGTTCAAACATCACAAATGCAAATGTTGCCAACAAACGCTCGAATGTTCTCATGGGAGAGTTATGATGAAGATATTTCTTCTCTGGATGACAGTTCAACATTCAATGCTGAAGGTCTCTTGGAGCAAATTAATGTCACTAGGGATGCTTCTGATTATTTGTGGTATATAACAAG TGTTGATATTGGTTCCTCTGAATCGTTCCTGCGTGGAGAACTCCCAACTCTAATTGTTCAATCGAGTGGGCATGCTGTGCATGTCTTTATTAATGGACAGCTTTCAG GTTCCGCCTTTGGGACAAGGGAGAATAGGAGATTTACATACACCGGCAAAGTCAACTTGAATGCtggaaaaaacaaaattgcattGCTGAGTGTTGCTGTTGGATTGCCA AATGTTGGAGGACACTATGAAACATGGAACACAGGTATCCTTGGTCCTGTTGCCTTGCATGGACTTGACCAGGGAAAATGGGACTTGTCTTGGCAGAAATGGACGTACCAG GTTGGGCTAAGAGGCGAGGCCATGAATCTTCTCTCTCCCACTAGTACCTCCTCAGTTGAATGGATGCAAGCTTCATTAGTTGCTCAAAGACCGCAGCCGCTGACTTGGCATAAA ACATATTTCGATGCACCTGAAGGAGATGAGCCATTGGCTTTGGACATGGAGGGTATGGGAAAAGGACAAATATGGATTAATGGACAGAGCATTGGGAGGTATTGGACTGCATATGCCAAAGGTGATTGCAATGGGTGCAGTTATGCAGGGACATTTAGACCTCCAAAGTGTCAACTGGGCTGTGGCCAGCCAACTCAGAGATG GTATCATGTGCCTCGGTCATGGCTGAAACCGACGCAAAACCTCTTGGTAATTTTTGAGGAACTCGGAGGGAATCCTTCAGGGATTTCTCTTGTGAAGAGATCAGTTTCCAGTGTTTGTGCTGAAGTCTCTGAGTACCACCCAACTATCAAGAATTGGCAAATCGAAAGCTATGGAAAACCAGAAGAGTTCCACAGCCCCAAGGTTCACCTGCGATGTAGTCCAGGCCAGTCCATTTCTTCCATCAAGTTTGCAAGCTTTGGAACTCCTTTGGGAACATGTGGGAGCTACCAGCAAGGACCGTGCCACGCTTCTACCTCATATGCTACTATAGAGGAG AAATGTATCGGGAAGCAGCGATGTGCAGTCACAATATCGAACACTAACTTCGGGCAAGACCCATGTCCAAATGTATTGAAACGATTGACAGTTGAAGCTGTTTGCGCCCCAACAGTCTCTACAACAGCGCAACCCAATTGGAGGGGATAA